GGGTTACCGGTGTTGCGGATACCGTTCATATTGGATCCGCCGTCGAGGTAGTAGGCGACCTGCCCAACGCCCGAGTCACTGGAACCGTTGATTTTGACGTGCTGTTCCGGTGAGCCAAGGGGATTGATAACGCCACCGTTGGCTCCGCTTCCGGCTTGATTGTTGTTTTGGACGCCGGGAGTGAGATCAAGCAGGGTGTATACGTTGCGGTCCACGAGCGGAAGGTTGTCGATCTCAACGTTACTGATGGTACGGCCAAGCGTGGAGTTGTTGGCGTTGATCAGGGGAACATCGGCGGTGACTTCAACGGTCTCGCCCGTGGTTCCGACCTCCAACTGAAGATCCAGGTCGGCGTTCTGGAGGACCGAGAGCGTGACGCCGGAGCGATCAAGGGTCTTGAAGCCGGTGGCGCTCACCGAGATCTTGTAGGGTCCGACGGGAAGGAACTCTTCGCGATAGGAGCCGTCGTTCTTGGTCTTCGCGGAGCGAACATAGTTCGTGTCTGTCTGCGTCAATGTAATAGATGCGTTGGGCACGACTGCGCCGGTGGAGTCGGTAATTGTGCCTGATAGAGTCGCCGTACTGAGTTGCGCCATGGCACTGGACGAGAGTCCAAGTGCGAGCGCAAGTGGCGCCAGATGCCAGCCTCGAGAGAATAAGGCCTTGAACATGGTGTTACCTCCGAAGTCAAACGATTGTCTTGAACTTCCGGCCAAAGCGGCCAGAGGCTTAATTTTTGGAATCGCCGAAAGTTAGTTCGTAGAACGAACAATTGTCAATCGATACTTCACATGGAAAGTCACGAAAGTGTCATTTCTGGAACCAATGGATGGAAGTGGGAACGCGCTGGCTGCCGTGGATGTGCTCAAGACTGACGGGACCACTGTAACTGCACCGCCGATGCTCAGCGCGCGATATGGTCATGGCGCAGTTCTATTGCAGGATGGCCGTGTTTTCGTGGCGGGAGGATACACCAAGGGCGGGGCCGTCTTGAACAACGCGGAGCTTTTCGATCCCGATACGAATACCTGGGCGTCCGTACCGTATCCAATGGTTGAACCGAGGGCGCAGTTTACGTTGTCCCTGTCGGTTGAAGCTGGAAACCACGCCCGGAGTCCCGATTGAATTGCCGGCAGCATCGCACGCCTAATAAAAGAGTTACTGTTGGTTCGCTTTGACGTTGTCTAAATACGCATTCCGTGCCCGACGTAACTGTCGAATCTGCGTCTCTACCAAAGGCTGGGCTGAACCCAGTTGATGGGCGATCAGCGCCACCTGAGCAAGGTGTTCCACTGTTTCCATTTTCATGAATGCGTCGAGAAGAGTTTTGCCTGAACTTACGGCACCATGGTTTGCCAGGAGGATCGCATCATGTTCTGGAATGTAGGGCCACAGGCTGGATGCGACTTCGTCTGTTCCTGTCGTCGCATACGGTGCGAGAGGAACGGTACCGACGGTCATAATCGCTTCTTGACACAAAACCTCCTCTAGCGCGCGGCCAGAGCACGCAAAGGCTGTTGCAATCGGAGGATGCGAATGGATTACTGCATCCACATCCTGGCGCTGCGCATAGATTGCAAGGTGCATCCCAATTTCGCTTGTAACCCTCCTTGTTCCAGAAAGTAGCCTTCCCTGAAGATCAACGATGACAACATCAGTTGTTCTCATAAGAGCTTTGCTCACACCAGTGGGGGTCGCGAGCAAGCGTTCATGGTCCAGACGAACGGAAAGGTTTCCCGAAGTACCGGGAGCAAATCCAAGACGTGAAATCCATTTACTGAATCTAACGAGTTCTCGCCGTAACTTCACTTCATTGCTACTTTCTTTGTGCTCCAATGTTTCTCCTTGGACCCAGCTAGCTTTGTAGAATATTGAACGGCGCAGGCGTGGGATTCGCTGCAGTTTTCCTGAAAAAGATACTCCGAAGGCTACGCCAGCGCTTGCCAAATCTGTCCGAGGCCATGAACAAATGGCCAGCTGTCAATCCTCCAGCCACCTTATAGTGACCTACAGCAGCCAGGCCCATCGAAGCGATGCATCCGCATTGAGAGCAGTCGGGATTTCCACCAAACTGGCAAGGAGTGATTTGCGTTTTGAGATCAGCGGAGATCGTCTCTGTTGTGCGCGCGAAAATGCATTCGGCGGGATTAGAGGGGGGTGTCGCAATCTCATCGATGACAATATTGTGCATGTCGAGCTTCGGGAAGAGCGTCCGAAGACGGCGCAATTCCTCTATGACAGCGATGCGTTGCGAAGGTGAGAGAATTTCTGGGTCGGTGGCTCCGTACTGCGGCGTGAAGAGGCTGAACCATATCTTCGCAATGGCTGGATTTTCGCTCCAATAGCGCAGAAACTCTTCCAGATAACCAGCACGGGAAGCAATCTGAGACGTAATCGTGGAATGGATCGTGACCTTCGCACCTTGAATGTTTTTGAGGATACGCTCATAGGTAGCTGGTTTACGGCGTTCATCGTGTTCCGGTTGTAAACCATCGATAGAAACTACCACGTTCAGCCTCTTGTATTTACGCCACTCCGTCGGGATGACACGAAAAGCGCTTGTAACAATCTGGGTATGAATACCACGAGCTTCGATCTGTGGGATTAAGGTTTCGAGTTCACGATAGCGAACCAATGGATCTCCGCCTACGAGGGACAGGTGCAGAGGTTTGCGTTCGTCAAGAATCGCGAGAATGCGGTTTACCAACTCATCCCCTTTGAAGTCGGAGAGTTGACGCAGCGAAGTTTCACTGCCGAGATGGGCCGCATCGAACGCATAACAACCCGGGCAACGCAGCGGGCACTCTTTGGTGATTTCGATGGATAAGGACGGTGCGCGTCCGGACAGGATTCTCGTCCAAGCATGCAGTATTTCGGACTTTTTCATCTTCTCTCCTGTTCTGTTCGATGCATTTCTTTGGTCAAGCCAAAACCAGAGAGGAACGGGGTCCGGGTTGCGGCTTTCTACCCAGC
This genomic window from Terriglobus albidus contains:
- a CDS encoding kelch repeat-containing protein, which produces MSFLEPMDGSGNALAAVDVLKTDGTTVTAPPMLSARYGHGAVLLQDGRVFVAGGYTKGGAVLNNAELFDPDTNTWASVPYPMVEPRAQFTLSLSVEAGNHARSPD
- a CDS encoding class II aldolase/adducin family protein, with translation MEHKESSNEVKLRRELVRFSKWISRLGFAPGTSGNLSVRLDHERLLATPTGVSKALMRTTDVVIVDLQGRLLSGTRRVTSEIGMHLAIYAQRQDVDAVIHSHPPIATAFACSGRALEEVLCQEAIMTVGTVPLAPYATTGTDEVASSLWPYIPEHDAILLANHGAVSSGKTLLDAFMKMETVEHLAQVALIAHQLGSAQPLVETQIRQLRRARNAYLDNVKANQQ
- a CDS encoding radical SAM protein, which codes for MPRQPIGSGVAGNGWVESRNPDPVPLWFWLDQRNASNRTGEKMKKSEILHAWTRILSGRAPSLSIEITKECPLRCPGCYAFDAAHLGSETSLRQLSDFKGDELVNRILAILDERKPLHLSLVGGDPLVRYRELETLIPQIEARGIHTQIVTSAFRVIPTEWRKYKRLNVVVSIDGLQPEHDERRKPATYERILKNIQGAKVTIHSTITSQIASRAGYLEEFLRYWSENPAIAKIWFSLFTPQYGATDPEILSPSQRIAVIEELRRLRTLFPKLDMHNIVIDEIATPPSNPAECIFARTTETISADLKTQITPCQFGGNPDCSQCGCIASMGLAAVGHYKVAGGLTAGHLFMASDRFGKRWRSLRSIFFRKTAANPTPAPFNILQS